From Penaeus vannamei isolate JL-2024 chromosome 37, ASM4276789v1, whole genome shotgun sequence, one genomic window encodes:
- the LOC138859652 gene encoding uncharacterized protein encodes MCASESESESTRETRDEARARQEETRKDKRGKRGKSKRQERQEQETRDKRGKSKRLEKQDTRREDKRDKRYKRNKRYKIHEEKTIYTKRSQDTRREDKIHEEKTRYTKRRQDTRREDKIHEEKTRYTKRRQDTRREYKIHEEKTREYKIHEEKTREDKGAKRGQRKPRGSEGRPAPPPARPRRRREAGRRRRPPEISDTQPRAFDRDTH; translated from the coding sequence acaagagagacaagagacgagGCAAGAGCAAGACAAGAAGAAACACGAAAAGacaagagaggcaagagaggcaagagcaagagacaagagaggcaagagcaagagacaagagacaagagaggcaAGAGCAAGAGACTAGAGAAACAAGATAcacgaagagaagacaagagagacaagagatacAAGAGAAACAAGAGATACAAGATACACGAAGAGAAGACAATCTACACGAAGAGAAGTCAAGATACACGAAGAGAAGACAAGATACACGAAGAGAAGACAAGATACACGAAGAGAAGACAAGATACACGAAGAGAAGACAAGATACACGAAGAGAAGACAAGATACACGAAGAGAAGACAAGATACACGAAGAGAATACAAGATAcacgaagagaagacaagagaatacAAGATAcacgaagagaagacaagagaagacaagggAGCCAAGCGAGGCCAGCGCAAGCCAAGAGGCAGCGAGGGCCGCcccgcccctccgcccgcccgtCCTCGCCGCCGACGAGAGGCAGGGAGGCGACGGCGGCCGCCCGAGATCAGCGATACACAGCCCCGAGCCTTTGATAGGGACACTCATTAA